From a single Myxocyprinus asiaticus isolate MX2 ecotype Aquarium Trade chromosome 33, UBuf_Myxa_2, whole genome shotgun sequence genomic region:
- the asphd2 gene encoding aspartate beta-hydroxylase domain-containing protein 2: MEWSLERMRELVAGGMQSVRECESSALGTALCLALLFIWYCYRVGCEHAAPSLHGGFTPEHRGSAVPGGVLATDLSGRGGSLKLRKASGGSGVSEEELNGFVYCQSPECFRCAKPGEGLNQRLYHSLQEYAKRYTWAGMGRVHKGVREQGRYLLCSRPSIQKPEVFFLPDLPSAPFFSREAQKHDVELLERSFPALLAEFESVYRLPSNRTGSSIPPGWKVNSTPRGQWWTFYLVNQGTPMVLNARRCPRTWRVLGQLRTFIANNVFGNACFSVISPGATITEHYGPTNVRLRCHLGLKVPSGCELIVGGEPQCWSKGSCLLFDDSFLHTAFHDGSAEDGPRVVFMVDLWHPNVAAAERQALDYIFTPGR; this comes from the exons ATGGAATGGTCTTTAGAGCGAATGAGGGAGTTGGTGGCAGGTGGCATGCAGTCAGTACGGGAGTGTGAATCCAGCGCCCTGGGCACTGCTCTTTGTCTCGCCCTTCTGTTTATCTGGTACTGCTACCGCGTGGGATGCGAGCATGCTGCACCTTCGCTTCATGGCGGCTTCACTCCAGAGCACCGAGGCAGTGCCGTGCCCGGCGGAGTTCTAGCCACGGACCTCTCGGGCCGTGGAGGCTCACTGAAACTCCGTAAGGCCAGCGGAGGAAGCGGAGTCAGTGAGGAAGAACTTAACGGCTTCGTCTACTGCCAGTCACCCGAGTGCTTCCGTTGCGCCAAGCCCGGAGAGGGGCTGAACCAGCGGCTCTACCACAGCCTGCAGGAGTACGCCAAACGCTACACCTGGGCCGGCATGGGTCGTGTGCACAAGGGTGTGCGCGAGCAGGGGCGCTACCTGCTCTGCAGCCGCCCCTCCATCCAGAAACCGGAGGTCTTTTTCCTGCCAGATCTTCCCTCTGCTCCCTTCTTCTCACGAGAGGCACAGAAGCACGATGTGGAGCTTCTGGAGAGAAGTTTCCCTGCATTGCTGGCTGAATTTGAGAGCGTGTACCGGCTGCCGTCAAATCGAACCGGCTCTTCAATTCCACCTGGCTGGAAGGTTAACAGCACACCTCGAGGCCAGTGGTGGACCTTCTATTTGGTGAACCAGGGCACTCCGATGGTGCTGAATGCCAGACGTTGTCCAAGGACATGGAGGGTGCTTGGGCAACTCCGTACCTTTATTGCTAATAATGTGTTTGGCAATGCCTGCTTCTCAGTGATCAGCCCCGGAGCCACCATCACTGAGCACTACGGTCCAACCAACGTACGCCTGCGATGCCACCTTG GACTGAAGGTGCCCTCTGGTTGTGAATTGATAGTTGGTGGAGAGCCGCAGTGTTGGTCTAAGGGAAGCTGCCTGCTGTTCGATGACTCTTTTCTTCACACTGCATTTCATGATG GTTCTGCAGAAGATGGTCCAAGAGTTGTATTCATGGTGGACCTCTGGCATCCAAATGTGGCAGCAGCTGAAAGACAGGCACTGGACTACATCTTCACCCCTGGACGCTGA
- the LOC127424215 gene encoding glutathione hydrolase 5 proenzyme-like yields the protein MARRKARLCLCISILVICVIIIIIICVTRFKEGCSGRAFKKAAVAADSETCSKIGRDILQSGGSAVDGAIATLLCTSVINPQSMGIGGGSIFTILEKSGKVRIINARETVPKVFKADLLAECPTTFQPMEGAQWIGVPGEIRGYERAHKLYGRLPWASLFKPTIKMAREGIPIPYLLSRFLPLLKQKTQLQLRQLYQNEQGELLKEGDIVRFEKLADTLEKIAAQGADAFYTGDIGKDLVNDIKKAGGKMSLEDLSSFSVSESDAWNVTLGEYDMHFPPPPGGGATLSFILNTMLGYNLSPKSLQGKEKVLTFQRYVETCKFANGLKRFMRDHKFASQTEAVEITQKHFAEKVRAKISPDHTYDVSYYNVTPYLDSHGTSHVSVLAEDGMAVSVTSTINHIFGSRVYSAKTGILLNNELADFCGKTDQIHAGEQPPSSMSPVILHSPSEKHTVVIGASGGSMITTGMAMTLLNFLWFGKTLKDSIAAPVVFVDSKNFLNFEPSFDKEVVESLNKTGHKIKAPLMFYNVVNAVSKENSCIDAVSDSRKMGKAAGY from the exons ATGGCCAGACGGAAAGCAAGACTTTGCTTGTGTATCAGTATTCTGGTGATATGTgtaattatcatcattattatctgCGTGACTCGCTTTAAGGAGGGGTGTTCTGGCAGAGCTTTCAAAAAAGCAGCAGTGGCAGCGGACTCGGAAACCTGTTCCAAGATCGGCCG AGATATACTGCAGTCAGGTGGCTCAGCCGTAGATGGCGCCATTGCTACTTTACTGTGCACGTCAGTCATAAATCCCCAGAGTATGGGCATTGGAGGAGGATCTATATTCACAATACTGGAAAAAAGTG GCAAAGTGAGAATCATCAACGCTAGAGAGACTGTTCCAAAAGTTTTTAAAGCAGATCTTCTTGCAGAATGTCCAACAACATTCCAGCCAATGGAAG GTGCTCAATGGATTGGTGTCCCAGGTGAAATCCGTGGCTATGAGCGAGCTCATAAACTGTATGGACGTCTGCCTTGGGCCAGTTTATTTAAGCCCACTATTAAGATGGCAAGAGAGGGCATCCCCATTCCCTATTTGCTCTCTCGATTTTTGCCACTCTTAAAGCAGAAAACACAATTACAACTACG TCAGTTGTACCAGAATGAACAAGGGGAGCTGTTAAAAGAGGGGGACATAGTGAGATTTGAGAAACTAGCAGATACTCTTGAGAAAATTGCAGCACAGGGAGCAGATGCATTCTACACAGGAGACATTGGCAAAGACCTAGTCAATGACATAAAAAAAGCAG GTGGAAAAATGTCTCTGGAGGACTTGAGTTCATTCAGCGTATCTGAATCTGATGCCTGGAACGTGACCCTCGGAGAGTATGACATGCACTTTCCCCCACCACCAGGAGGGGGTGCTACACTTAGCTTCATACTTAACACAATGCTAG GTTATAACCTTAGCCCTAAATCTCTGCAAGGGAAGGAGAAAGTTTTAACATTCCAGCGATATGTAGAAACTTGCAAATTTGCCAACGGTCTCAAGAGATTCATGAGAGATCACAAGTTTGCTTCTCAGACG GAAGCAGTTGAGATCACTCAGAAGCATTTTGCTGAGAAAGTGAGAGCAAAAATCAGCCCTGACCACACTTATGATGTCAGCTACTACAACGTCACTCCATACCTGGATTCACATGGCACCTCTCACGTGTCCGTGCTCGCTGAGGATGGTATGGCTGTGTCTGTGACCAGCACCATCAACCACAT ATTTGGATCCAGAGTTTACTCAGCCAAAACAGGCATCCTCCTCAACAATGAACTTGCAGACTTCTGTGGGAAAACAGATCAAATTCATGCTG GCGAGCAGCCACCTTCCTCCATGTCTCCAGTGATTCTCCACTCTCCATCCGAGAAGCACACAGTGGTTATAGGAGCATCAGGCGGTAGCATGATCACCACTGGCATGGCAATG ACCCTCCTGAACTTCCTGTGGTTCGGAAAGACTCTGAAAGATTCCATCGCTGCCCCTGTCGTGTTTGTAGACTCCAAAAATTTTCTCAACTTTGAACCCTCGTTTGACAag GAAGTTGTAGAGTCACTTAATAAGACGGGGCACAAAATTAAAGCCCCACTGATGTTCTATAATGTGGTTAATGCAGTATCAAAGGAAAACAGCTGCATCGATGCCGTATCTGACTCAAGGAAAATGGGAAAAGCTGCAGGGTACTGA